A single window of Methanothermobacter marburgensis str. Marburg DNA harbors:
- a CDS encoding tRNA (N(6)-L-threonylcarbamoyladenosine(37)-C(2))-methylthiotransferase, with protein sequence MDNIRVYIETFGCTFNQADSEIMAGVLSEAGASLTGIDEADVIILNTCYVKHPTEHKVINRIKRIREMYPDKGLVVAGCMVEIDPQKLESISGDASWLGPHQLMRTAEVVGAAYRGDVKRITGFTSDVKVGVPRVRSNPLIHIIQICEGCSGSCSYCCTRFARGSIQSYPSDIIVQEAREAIEAGCREIQLTAQDTAAYGSDTGERLSDLIREITEIPGDFRVRVGMMHPASVLRDLDGLVEAFRSEKVYSFLHLPVQSGSDRVLRDMGRGHTVDDFRMIVDRFRSRIPEISIATDIIVGYPTEGEDDFLDTCRLLEEVRPGFIHLSKYRHRPRAFSSSLDEIDFRELRRRSKAVEELKGRITEEENRRLVGTTQNILIVERGRKGGFIGRTDSYIPVVTHDGEVGSFRSVRIKRATGTYLIAESEE encoded by the coding sequence ATGGACAATATCAGGGTTTACATAGAGACGTTTGGATGCACATTCAACCAGGCAGACTCAGAGATCATGGCGGGCGTCCTGAGTGAAGCAGGGGCTTCTCTTACAGGGATTGATGAGGCGGATGTGATAATTCTTAACACATGCTATGTTAAGCATCCCACTGAACACAAGGTTATAAACAGGATAAAGAGGATCAGAGAGATGTACCCTGATAAGGGCCTCGTTGTTGCAGGGTGCATGGTTGAAATAGACCCACAGAAACTTGAATCCATATCAGGGGATGCCTCATGGCTTGGACCCCACCAGCTCATGAGAACGGCGGAGGTTGTGGGTGCAGCCTACCGCGGTGATGTTAAAAGGATAACAGGTTTCACATCTGATGTGAAGGTGGGGGTCCCCAGGGTGAGGTCGAACCCCCTGATACACATCATACAGATATGTGAGGGATGCAGTGGAAGCTGCAGCTACTGCTGCACACGCTTTGCAAGGGGGAGTATACAGAGTTACCCCTCAGATATCATCGTCCAGGAGGCTAGGGAGGCCATCGAGGCTGGATGCAGGGAGATTCAGCTTACGGCACAGGATACTGCAGCATACGGTTCTGATACAGGTGAGAGACTCTCTGACCTCATAAGAGAAATAACTGAAATACCGGGTGATTTCAGGGTGCGTGTTGGCATGATGCACCCTGCAAGTGTCCTAAGGGACCTTGATGGTCTTGTTGAGGCATTCAGATCAGAGAAGGTGTACAGTTTCCTCCACCTCCCTGTTCAGAGTGGAAGTGACCGTGTACTCAGGGATATGGGGAGGGGGCACACCGTGGATGATTTCAGGATGATAGTTGACAGGTTCAGGTCAAGAATTCCTGAAATCTCCATTGCAACCGATATAATCGTTGGCTACCCCACTGAGGGCGAGGATGACTTCCTTGACACCTGCAGGCTCCTTGAGGAGGTGAGACCCGGCTTCATACACCTCTCAAAGTACAGACACAGGCCACGTGCCTTCTCATCATCCCTTGATGAGATAGACTTCAGGGAACTGCGGAGGCGATCAAAGGCCGTTGAGGAACTCAAGGGGAGGATCACAGAGGAGGAAAATAGGAGGCTTGTCGGAACCACCCAGAACATACTCATAGTTGAGAGGGGAAGGAAGGGCGGCTTCATAGGCAGAACAGACTCATACATACCTGTTGTCACACATGATGGCGAGGTGGGATCCTTCAGGAGTGTGAGGATCAAGAGGGCCACTGGAACATACCTTATAGCAGAATCAGAAGAATAA
- a CDS encoding protein-L-isoaspartate O-methyltransferase, translating into MMNERLRMVQDLIDKGYIKSESVRRAMERVPRDEFVPEDEKHRAYLDIPLPIGEGQTISAPHMVAMIAELLDLEGGMKVLEVGTGCGYNAAVIAEIIGREGHLYTVERIHSLYERARRKLEALGYDNITVIHGDGSRGYPPEAPYSRIYVTAAAPYIPEPLREQLEVGGKLLIPVGSDKFYQELVLVERLSSGDYRSRNLGGVAFVPLIGKHGWKFH; encoded by the coding sequence ATGATGAATGAAAGACTTAGAATGGTGCAGGACCTCATAGATAAGGGCTACATAAAATCTGAGTCCGTAAGAAGGGCTATGGAGAGGGTTCCAAGGGATGAGTTCGTCCCTGAAGATGAGAAGCACAGGGCCTACCTTGACATACCCCTCCCGATAGGTGAGGGACAGACCATATCCGCACCCCACATGGTCGCCATGATCGCGGAGCTACTGGACCTTGAGGGGGGAATGAAGGTCCTTGAGGTTGGCACCGGCTGCGGTTACAATGCGGCGGTCATAGCAGAGATAATAGGGAGGGAGGGCCACCTCTACACCGTTGAAAGGATACATTCATTATATGAGAGGGCGAGGCGAAAACTTGAGGCCCTGGGATACGATAACATCACTGTCATACATGGGGACGGAAGTAGGGGGTACCCTCCTGAGGCCCCCTACAGCAGGATATACGTGACCGCGGCAGCACCCTACATACCTGAGCCCCTCAGGGAACAGCTGGAGGTTGGGGGAAAACTTTTAATACCTGTTGGTTCTGATAAATTCTACCAGGAACTTGTTCTTGTTGAGAGGCTCTCCTCTGGGGATTACAGGTCCAGGAACCTGGGGGGAGTTGCATTTGTTCCATTGATAGGTAAACATGGCTGGAAATTCCACTGA
- a CDS encoding HVO_0476 family zinc finger protein, which translates to MQCPICGSKAFRVLKSRTDESRSRKVKHLVLECEECGTVFRDSLVIEKPESHRIIISEHGSSYRDEVDLYPHEEVSTGDAITVSGKLVEITSLELKSGKRVDKATASDVKTLWAVSLEAPARVGISVDLHGEVYSRKVEVDRDFEFRVGDVMKIDEHVFKIRSIKTEDSMIRRGSVPARRIKRVYGYPVNLRFRHDLTDMIV; encoded by the coding sequence ATGCAGTGTCCGATTTGCGGGTCAAAGGCATTCAGGGTTTTAAAGAGCAGAACAGATGAGTCCAGATCAAGGAAGGTCAAGCACCTTGTACTTGAATGCGAGGAATGCGGGACGGTCTTCAGGGATAGCCTTGTGATTGAAAAGCCCGAAAGCCACAGAATAATAATAAGTGAGCATGGAAGCTCCTACAGGGATGAGGTGGATCTATACCCCCATGAGGAGGTATCAACAGGCGATGCAATCACCGTATCAGGAAAACTCGTTGAAATAACATCACTGGAACTTAAGAGCGGCAAGAGGGTTGATAAAGCCACAGCCTCCGATGTTAAGACTCTCTGGGCTGTTTCACTCGAGGCTCCCGCCCGTGTTGGTATATCCGTGGACCTCCATGGTGAGGTCTACTCAAGAAAGGTTGAGGTGGACAGGGACTTTGAATTCAGGGTGGGAGATGTCATGAAGATAGATGAACACGTCTTCAAGATCAGGAGCATAAAGACAGAGGATAGCATGATAAGAAGGGGCTCCGTACCGGCCCGGAGGATTAAGAGGGTTTATGGCTATCCTGTAAACCTCAGGTTCAGACATGACCTCACAGACATGATTGTGTGA
- the hacB gene encoding homoaconitase small subunit, with the protein MEEVIRGRVWRFGDNIDTDMIIPGRYLRTFSLDELASHVMEGARPEFASEVKRGDIIVAGRNFGCGSSREQAPVALKHAGVAAIIAESFARIFYRNAINIGFPVIMARVDAADGDEISADLKGGFIENLTSGKRYEMKPFNDYMLSILQDGGLVNHYIRTLKEGSG; encoded by the coding sequence ATGGAAGAAGTTATAAGGGGAAGAGTATGGAGATTCGGTGATAACATAGATACTGACATGATCATACCAGGTCGTTACCTGCGGACCTTCAGCCTTGATGAACTCGCATCCCATGTAATGGAGGGTGCAAGGCCAGAGTTTGCCTCTGAGGTTAAGAGGGGCGACATAATAGTGGCCGGGCGCAACTTCGGATGCGGATCGTCGAGGGAACAAGCCCCGGTAGCCCTTAAACATGCAGGTGTCGCCGCGATCATTGCAGAATCCTTTGCCAGGATATTCTACAGGAACGCCATAAACATAGGGTTTCCCGTTATAATGGCTCGTGTGGATGCGGCGGACGGGGATGAAATCTCTGCTGATCTCAAGGGTGGTTTCATTGAGAACCTCACCTCTGGAAAGAGATATGAGATGAAGCCCTTCAACGACTACATGTTATCGATACTGCAGGACGGCGGCCTTGTAAACCACTACATCAGGACGCTGAAAGAAGGTTCGGGATAG
- a CDS encoding beta-ribofuranosylaminobenzene 5'-phosphate synthase, which translates to MIINTPSRLHLTLIDLNGRRGRLDGGVGITLREPELIMGLEASDEITVEFTGEVDSSLREEYVSKITAAAERTLSYIGSDEKFAFKVESMFPAHSGLGSGTQISLAAAKLIAEYHGASIRARELAAIVGRGGTSGIGVASFEKGGFIVDAGHNTREKSDFLPSSASHASPPPVIARYDFPEGWNIVVAIPHIERSVSGKKEVNIFQEYCPIPLREVERLSHIILMKMMPSVIEGDIEAFGESVNEIQKIGFKKVERDLQDPLIDRLIDAMLSAGAAGAGMSSFGPAVYAVTDGKADDMVDAVLEIMDSGQAFVTGGRNRGASVIRS; encoded by the coding sequence TTGATCATCAACACACCGTCCCGGTTACACCTCACCCTCATAGACCTCAATGGGAGGAGGGGCCGCCTCGATGGAGGGGTTGGAATCACCCTCAGGGAGCCTGAACTCATTATGGGCCTCGAGGCCTCAGATGAAATCACTGTGGAGTTCACTGGTGAAGTGGATAGCTCACTCAGGGAGGAATACGTTTCAAAGATAACAGCGGCTGCAGAGAGAACCCTCAGTTACATTGGCAGTGATGAAAAATTCGCCTTCAAGGTTGAAAGCATGTTCCCGGCCCACTCTGGTCTGGGATCGGGGACCCAGATATCCCTTGCAGCCGCAAAGCTCATCGCAGAGTACCACGGCGCCAGTATAAGGGCAAGGGAACTGGCAGCGATTGTTGGTAGGGGTGGAACATCAGGTATAGGTGTCGCCTCCTTTGAAAAGGGAGGATTCATAGTGGATGCAGGACACAACACCCGTGAAAAGTCTGACTTCCTGCCGTCATCTGCCTCACATGCCTCTCCACCACCGGTTATTGCAAGATATGATTTTCCTGAGGGCTGGAATATCGTGGTTGCCATACCCCACATTGAGAGATCCGTTTCAGGGAAAAAGGAGGTTAACATATTCCAGGAATACTGCCCCATCCCCCTCAGGGAGGTTGAAAGGCTATCACACATAATTCTCATGAAGATGATGCCCTCAGTCATTGAAGGGGACATTGAGGCCTTTGGGGAATCTGTTAATGAAATACAGAAGATAGGATTCAAGAAGGTTGAAAGGGATCTTCAGGACCCACTGATTGACAGATTAATAGATGCTATGTTGTCTGCAGGGGCTGCAGGGGCGGGCATGAGTTCATTTGGTCCTGCAGTATACGCGGTCACAGATGGGAAAGCTGATGATATGGTGGATGCGGTTCTGGAGATAATGGATTCCGGGCAGGCCTTTGTAACAGGCGGCCGCAACAGGGGGGCCTCTGTGATCAGATCCTGA
- the tes gene encoding tetraether lipid synthase Tes, with product MVIKRTRSLCPECLRPVDAEVFEDEGRVLIRKECPEHGNFEGVYWSNSEVYHKAEDYDEEGEGLLNPQTDPLKGCPLDCGLCPEHESHTVLGLIDVTNRCNLKCPICFANAAVSKYLYEPTYEEIREMLRNLRRNRPVPTPAIQYAGGEPTVRKDIVELVKLAREEGFTHVQIATNGVRLARKPELAAELREAGLNTVYLQFDGVTEEPYLVSRGKNLLPLKLQAIENCRKAGLGIVLVPTLVRGLNDSQVGDIIRFAIENIDIIRGVNFQPVSFAGRTPADRVEEQRITIPDFQKLVEEQTGSEIAVDDFYPASSVRPISDFVAAIEGEPQVTFTCHQHCGTATYIFIEDGKIIPITRFIDVDRFFEILDKGRKELEKGGIAAKAKLIAKSTIELPKTLDKSKAPESVDIKSILTSVFRERSYSALGEFHYNTLLVSCMHFMDPWNFDIERVRRCVIHYALPDGRIVPFCTMNSIHRAEVEKQFSKPLKG from the coding sequence GTGGTAATAAAGAGAACAAGGAGTCTCTGCCCTGAGTGCCTCAGACCCGTCGATGCAGAGGTCTTTGAGGACGAGGGCAGGGTTCTAATAAGGAAGGAATGCCCGGAGCACGGAAACTTTGAGGGTGTTTACTGGAGCAATTCCGAGGTCTACCATAAGGCAGAAGATTATGATGAGGAAGGTGAGGGGCTACTGAACCCGCAGACAGATCCCCTCAAGGGATGCCCACTTGACTGTGGTCTCTGCCCCGAACATGAGAGCCACACTGTTCTTGGTCTTATTGATGTTACTAATCGATGCAATCTTAAATGTCCCATCTGTTTTGCCAATGCTGCCGTTTCAAAGTACCTTTATGAGCCGACCTATGAAGAGATAAGGGAGATGCTAAGAAATCTCCGCAGAAACAGACCAGTACCCACCCCAGCCATTCAGTACGCGGGTGGTGAGCCCACTGTGAGGAAGGATATAGTGGAGCTCGTTAAACTCGCAAGGGAGGAGGGCTTCACCCATGTACAGATAGCCACAAATGGAGTGAGACTTGCGCGGAAACCTGAACTCGCAGCGGAACTCAGGGAGGCAGGGCTCAACACGGTTTACCTCCAGTTCGATGGGGTCACAGAGGAACCCTACCTTGTATCCAGGGGTAAAAATCTGCTGCCACTGAAATTACAGGCAATAGAAAACTGCAGAAAGGCAGGTCTTGGAATAGTACTTGTCCCCACACTCGTCAGGGGCCTCAACGACAGCCAGGTGGGGGACATAATAAGGTTTGCCATTGAAAACATCGATATAATAAGGGGCGTTAACTTCCAGCCGGTGTCCTTTGCAGGAAGAACCCCTGCAGATAGGGTTGAGGAGCAGCGCATAACAATACCCGACTTCCAGAAACTCGTGGAGGAACAGACAGGTTCAGAGATAGCGGTGGACGACTTCTACCCGGCATCATCTGTCCGCCCAATATCCGACTTCGTTGCGGCCATTGAGGGCGAACCCCAGGTTACATTCACATGCCACCAGCACTGCGGTACAGCCACATACATATTCATAGAGGACGGAAAAATAATCCCAATAACAAGGTTCATCGATGTTGACAGGTTCTTTGAGATACTCGATAAGGGCAGGAAGGAACTTGAGAAGGGCGGAATAGCAGCAAAGGCCAAATTGATAGCAAAATCAACAATAGAACTTCCAAAAACCCTCGACAAATCAAAGGCGCCGGAGTCTGTTGATATAAAGAGCATACTAACATCAGTATTCAGGGAGAGATCATACAGTGCCCTTGGGGAATTCCACTACAACACCCTCCTGGTATCATGCATGCACTTCATGGACCCATGGAACTTTGATATTGAGAGGGTTAGAAGGTGCGTCATACACTACGCCCTGCCTGATGGGCGCATAGTCCCATTCTGTACCATGAACTCAATACACAGGGCAGAGGTTGAAAAGCAGTTCTCAAAACCTCTAAAAGGATAA
- a CDS encoding CDP-2,3-bis-(O-geranylgeranyl)-sn-glycerol synthase: MNTDIINIIDVLYVIYFMLPAYMANISGLVFGGGRPLDMGITLRDGRRLIGDGVTWRGTAAGTLIGLLVGLIQGLLSGSVIIGAITGLLLGFGALLGDAAGSFIKRRLKIDRGRPAPILDQLDFVVGALILVSPLRVLPVDYIILIMLITLVLHLSANIIAYLIGMKDVWY; this comes from the coding sequence GTGAATACCGATATTATCAATATTATAGATGTTCTCTATGTAATATACTTTATGTTACCTGCCTACATGGCAAATATAAGTGGTCTCGTATTTGGTGGGGGTAGACCCCTTGACATGGGTATCACCCTCCGTGATGGCAGGCGCCTCATAGGGGACGGCGTAACCTGGCGTGGCACCGCGGCTGGTACCCTCATTGGGCTGCTTGTGGGATTAATTCAGGGTCTTCTTTCAGGTTCAGTTATAATTGGAGCAATAACTGGTCTTTTACTTGGATTCGGAGCCCTCCTGGGAGATGCGGCGGGTAGTTTCATAAAACGAAGGCTCAAAATAGATAGGGGTAGGCCCGCGCCCATCCTTGATCAGCTTGACTTCGTTGTCGGGGCCCTGATACTGGTATCTCCACTAAGGGTGCTACCAGTTGATTACATCATCCTGATAATGCTTATCACACTGGTCCTTCATCTTTCAGCAAACATCATAGCATACCTCATCGGTATGAAGGATGTCTGGTACTGA
- a CDS encoding hydantoinase/oxoprolinase family protein, translating into MKIVGFDIGGANTDMALIEFGADGEMKKVRVDFRYLPMWLKHDELSETLIELTGDDLDDLDGVGVCMTAELVDAYPSKAEGVIDIVESVQSAFDVPVAYVSLSGMVDASEAVRDPMDVAAANWVATSQIASAMSSDCIMVDVGSTTTDIIPVKDGFEAARGRNDLERLSTGELVYTGTLRTNVATIVDRVPLHDKWFRVSSELFAITADVHRVLGNIRESDYTCSTPDGSGRSIEDCMLRIARVLCADLELLEPEDILEVSEYIYHQQILKIAEGIAEVSERENLDEVIATGLGMNVLAKRAAEILDLKCRTMDEFLTEEECVVAPAVGTALLMEDYLQNR; encoded by the coding sequence ATGAAGATCGTGGGATTTGATATTGGAGGAGCAAACACTGACATGGCATTAATAGAGTTTGGAGCCGATGGGGAAATGAAGAAAGTCCGTGTGGACTTCAGGTACCTCCCCATGTGGCTTAAACATGATGAACTTTCAGAGACCCTGATTGAGCTTACAGGGGATGATCTTGATGATCTTGATGGCGTTGGCGTATGCATGACAGCGGAACTTGTGGACGCATACCCAAGCAAGGCAGAGGGAGTTATAGATATAGTTGAAAGTGTCCAGAGCGCATTTGATGTTCCAGTGGCATACGTGAGCCTCTCGGGTATGGTGGATGCCTCCGAGGCGGTCAGGGACCCCATGGATGTGGCTGCAGCCAACTGGGTTGCCACCTCACAGATAGCCTCTGCAATGAGCAGCGACTGCATAATGGTGGACGTGGGAAGCACAACAACGGATATAATACCCGTCAAGGACGGATTCGAGGCTGCAAGGGGAAGGAATGACCTTGAAAGACTATCAACTGGTGAACTTGTCTACACGGGTACACTGAGAACCAATGTGGCAACGATAGTCGACAGGGTCCCCCTGCATGATAAATGGTTCAGGGTTTCATCTGAACTTTTTGCAATAACGGCCGATGTTCACAGGGTACTCGGCAATATCAGGGAATCCGACTACACCTGCAGTACACCTGATGGTTCAGGGAGATCCATTGAAGATTGCATGCTCAGGATAGCCCGCGTCCTATGCGCCGACCTGGAACTCCTTGAACCAGAGGATATACTTGAGGTGTCAGAGTACATCTACCACCAGCAGATACTCAAGATAGCAGAGGGAATCGCAGAGGTTTCAGAGCGCGAGAACCTTGATGAGGTGATCGCCACTGGCCTTGGAATGAATGTTCTTGCAAAAAGGGCCGCGGAAATTCTTGACCTCAAATGCAGAACCATGGACGAATTCCTGACAGAGGAGGAGTGTGTGGTGGCCCCTGCAGTTGGCACAGCACTCCTGATGGAGGATTACCTCCAGAACAGATAG
- a CDS encoding ATP-grasp domain-containing protein — translation MNLLVFEYATASGIEDPEIFLEGRSMLEALLADFGNLEIEFLLSEKFSDIEIQSNCRPTIITGSLREWLRANLHRFDACIFIAAEEDMELYKLTELVEDSGVLLIGSGSEAVRICSDKRMTYRALRGVVPLIRTYERDDLEELQSRVLIKPADGVACQGIRILEAGKIPEIPENMIIQEFVEGESVSVSLLSDGRRALPMSLNRQNILIRGDSLEYNGGVTPVDHRMKDEAFRVARRAVESIEGLRGYVGVDMILADKPYVVEINSRITTPYIGLRRISEENLGHMVLQSVMGELPERVKFNGTAHFRKGSRGMVVDIRRGAEEGN, via the coding sequence TTGAACCTGCTTGTATTTGAATATGCAACTGCCTCAGGGATTGAAGACCCCGAGATATTCCTTGAGGGCCGTTCAATGCTTGAGGCTCTTCTGGCTGATTTCGGCAACCTTGAAATTGAGTTTCTTCTCTCTGAGAAGTTCTCTGATATTGAAATCCAGTCCAACTGCAGACCAACAATCATCACAGGTTCCCTCAGGGAATGGCTCAGAGCAAACCTTCATAGATTTGATGCCTGCATATTCATCGCAGCAGAAGAGGATATGGAACTCTATAAACTCACAGAACTGGTTGAGGACTCAGGGGTACTTCTTATCGGCTCAGGTAGTGAGGCGGTCCGCATATGCTCAGATAAGAGGATGACCTACAGGGCCCTCAGGGGTGTGGTTCCCCTCATAAGGACCTATGAACGGGATGATCTTGAAGAACTGCAATCAAGGGTTCTCATAAAACCCGCAGACGGTGTTGCCTGCCAGGGTATAAGGATACTTGAGGCGGGGAAAATCCCTGAAATCCCTGAGAATATGATAATACAGGAATTTGTTGAGGGGGAGAGCGTCAGCGTGAGCCTGCTCTCTGATGGAAGAAGAGCACTTCCAATGAGCCTCAACAGGCAGAATATCCTCATAAGGGGGGATTCACTGGAGTATAATGGGGGCGTCACCCCTGTGGATCACAGGATGAAGGATGAGGCCTTCAGGGTTGCCAGAAGGGCTGTGGAATCCATTGAGGGTTTGAGGGGCTACGTTGGTGTGGACATGATACTTGCAGATAAACCATATGTTGTTGAAATAAACTCCAGGATCACAACACCCTACATAGGACTCAGAAGGATTTCAGAGGAAAACCTGGGCCATATGGTCCTTCAATCTGTTATGGGTGAACTTCCAGAGCGTGTTAAATTCAATGGAACAGCACACTTCAGAAAAGGTTCCAGGGGCATGGTTGTGGATATCCGCAGGGGAGCTGAAGAGGGGAATTAA
- a CDS encoding nucleotide sugar dehydrogenase, translating to MDNYRIAVFGLGHIGLPTAALFARAGFDVTGVDISTETVEKVNIGKSPVPEPGLDELVAEVVGKGKLRATVDGVSAAEESNVMVVVVPTPVNSDNTSDLSAVISATETISKGLKKGDLVIIESTVPPGACENVVLPILEKTGLRASGDFGLAYTPERALPNNTLHEMQNNARVIGGIDGKSAEMAAQLYGKVTRGEVIVVDDIITAEMVKLMENTYRDTNIALANELAVICESLGIDAIKAIEAANHHPRVNLHTPGPGVGGHCLSIDPYFIVEMAEKHGVPARLIRTAREVNESMPFHVLDIIRDALESAGRDLAGSRVGVLGVAYKGDVADARKTPTRPLVAALISEGAEVVVNDPHVDPVLIKKMGVEPVPLEEALESDCVVLMTDHSEYLEITPEMIVGGIFICTRPVLDPEKFREHGIIFRGVGRP from the coding sequence ATGGACAATTACAGGATAGCAGTATTTGGCCTTGGACACATAGGCCTTCCAACAGCAGCACTTTTTGCCAGGGCAGGATTTGATGTTACAGGGGTTGACATAAGCACAGAAACGGTGGAAAAGGTCAACATAGGAAAATCACCTGTCCCTGAACCGGGTCTTGATGAACTCGTTGCTGAGGTTGTTGGGAAAGGTAAACTGAGGGCAACTGTCGATGGTGTTAGCGCCGCAGAGGAATCAAACGTGATGGTTGTGGTGGTACCGACACCTGTTAACAGCGACAACACATCTGACCTTTCTGCTGTGATCTCAGCGACAGAGACAATCTCAAAGGGTCTTAAGAAGGGCGACCTTGTGATTATAGAGAGCACCGTACCTCCGGGTGCATGCGAGAACGTTGTACTTCCGATACTTGAAAAAACAGGTTTACGTGCATCAGGGGACTTTGGACTTGCATACACACCTGAAAGGGCCCTTCCAAACAACACACTCCATGAGATGCAGAACAATGCAAGGGTCATAGGGGGCATCGATGGGAAAAGTGCAGAGATGGCCGCTCAACTTTACGGTAAGGTCACAAGGGGCGAGGTAATAGTTGTGGATGACATTATAACAGCAGAAATGGTTAAGCTCATGGAGAACACCTACAGGGATACCAACATAGCCCTCGCCAATGAACTTGCAGTGATATGTGAGTCGCTTGGCATAGACGCCATAAAGGCCATTGAGGCAGCAAACCACCACCCCCGGGTGAACCTCCACACTCCAGGACCCGGTGTTGGGGGTCACTGCCTGTCGATAGACCCCTACTTCATAGTTGAGATGGCAGAGAAACATGGTGTACCAGCAAGACTCATAAGGACGGCCAGGGAGGTCAATGAATCCATGCCATTCCATGTCCTTGACATCATAAGGGATGCACTTGAATCAGCTGGCCGGGACCTTGCAGGGTCACGGGTGGGTGTTCTTGGCGTGGCCTATAAGGGCGACGTTGCAGATGCAAGGAAGACACCAACAAGGCCCCTTGTGGCAGCACTCATATCCGAGGGGGCTGAGGTCGTTGTCAACGACCCCCATGTTGACCCTGTGCTGATAAAGAAAATGGGTGTTGAACCTGTCCCGCTGGAGGAGGCCCTTGAATCTGACTGTGTGGTTCTCATGACGGATCATTCTGAATATCTTGAAATAACCCCTGAGATGATAGTTGGGGGGATATTCATCTGCACCAGACCGGTTCTGGACCCTGAAAAATTCAGAGAACATGGCATAATATTCAGGGGTGTGGGGCGCCCTTGA